In Carya illinoinensis cultivar Pawnee chromosome 9, C.illinoinensisPawnee_v1, whole genome shotgun sequence, the following are encoded in one genomic region:
- the LOC122277706 gene encoding probable aquaporin SIP2-1 translates to MDAGLKMGAVGLLVSDFIMSFMWVWSGVLIKIFVYKILGLGHEPSGEVIKCALLIINMFFFTFLAKSTKGGAYNPLTVLAGAISGNFSRFLFGVGARIPAQVIGSISGVRLLMDTFPEVGLGPRLNVDIHRGALTEGFLTFAIITISLGLTTKIPGSFFMKTWISSVSKLTLHILGSDLTGGCMNPASVMGWAYARGDHITKEHLLVYWLAPMEATLLAVWIFKLVVRPIKEEKASMKSKSE, encoded by the exons ATGGATGCTGGTCTGAAGATGGGTGCAGTTGGTTTGCTCGTCTCCGATTTCATCATGTCTTTCATGTGGGTATGGTCAGGGGTTCTTATTAAGATCTTTGTGTACAAGATTTTGGGGTTAGGCCATGAACCCAGCGGCGAGGTTATAAAGTGTGCGCTCTTGATCATCAACATGTTCTTCTTCACGTTCTTGGCCAAGAGTACCAAAGGTGGGGCTTACAATCCTCTCACCGTGTTGGCTGGTGCCATCTCTGGGAATTTTAGCCGCTTCCTCTTTGGAGTTGGTGCTAGAATCCCAGCTCAG GTGATTGGATCTATTAGTGGGGTTAGGCTCCTTATGGACACCTTTCCAGAAGTAGGACTTGGGCCACGTTTAAATGTTGACATCCATCGAGGGGCATTAACAGAAGGATTCTTGACATTTGCTATTATCACCATCTCGCTTGGTCTGACCACAAAAATCCCTGGAAGTTTCTTCATGAAGACTTGGATCTCAAGTGTCTCCAAGTTAACTCTTCATATACTTGGCTCCGATCTGACTGGTGGATGTATGAATCCAGCCTCT GTGATGGGATGGGCTTATGCACGCGGGGATCATATAACAAAGGAGCATTTACTTGTATACTGGCTCGCCCCGATGGAGGCAACTCTACTGGCAGTGTGgatttttaagttggtggttcgGCCAATAAAAGAGGAGAAAGCAAGCATGAAGAGTAAATCAGAATGA